One region of Arthrobacter sp. StoSoilB22 genomic DNA includes:
- a CDS encoding CDP-alcohol phosphatidyltransferase family protein, whose amino-acid sequence MRLIGAGSHPDRPQVDHDLIFTVPNILTVLRFMGVPLFVWLVLSEQEYGFAVLVLVIMGSTDWVDGYIARRFDQTSKLGRILDPMADRAALLAVAFTLAIAGVVQWWYLAALLVPDAVLAVASLIYFRSHPDLPVSIIGKIRTGLLLIGTPLLVLSKLPVAFTDVYFVAAWTFLGLGLIGHWIAAYNYYWAILRKGKELKTDDGGRG is encoded by the coding sequence ATGAGATTGATCGGAGCTGGGTCGCACCCTGACCGGCCGCAGGTTGATCACGACCTCATCTTCACTGTCCCCAACATCCTCACGGTACTTCGCTTCATGGGTGTGCCACTGTTCGTCTGGCTCGTCCTGTCCGAACAGGAGTACGGTTTCGCGGTCCTGGTGCTCGTCATCATGGGCAGTACCGACTGGGTGGATGGCTACATCGCCAGACGCTTCGACCAGACTTCCAAGCTTGGCCGGATCCTGGATCCCATGGCAGACCGGGCCGCACTGCTGGCGGTCGCCTTCACACTGGCGATTGCCGGCGTCGTGCAGTGGTGGTACCTGGCCGCGCTACTGGTGCCGGACGCCGTCCTGGCTGTTGCATCCCTGATTTACTTCCGGAGCCACCCGGACCTTCCGGTGAGCATCATCGGCAAGATCCGCACGGGGCTGCTGCTGATTGGTACGCCGTTGCTGGTCCTGTCCAAGTTGCCCGTTGCCTTCACCGACGTCTACTTCGTGGCCGCCTGGACGTTCCTGGGCCTGGGCCTGATCGGCCACTGGATAGCCGCTTACAACTACTACTGGGCCATCCTGCGCAAAGGAAAAGAATTGAAAACCGACGACGGCGGACGAGGCTGA
- a CDS encoding multidrug effflux MFS transporter, with translation MIVTSPIAPGDSLSRREKLVYILLLGALTALGPFTIDLYLPAFPALEESFDVSAAAIQLTLTGTTVGFGLGQLLVGPFSDKVGRRLPLILATAVHIGSSLGAALATDIGMLSLFRVLMGIGAAGGGVVAMAMVRDLFHGYSMVRMFSRMSLVNGLAPILAPVIGSQLLLAFPWPGIFFFLAAYGLLVILASIFFIRETLPAEQRGKSTVTVRQRYKTVLTDRIFVGMVLVGSLNFGGLFAYLSASTFLFQNVYGFSPQEYGILFGINSLGIVAGVQISSRLIRRVAPQWIVAGATAFMLFIALLIVVLDLFHVGLWGILIPLWFYICATGFMFPCVQVLSLANHGAQAGTAASLLGASQFMMAGIVPPVVGWLGVSSAVPMGAVMAVCITGAIAALWLVVRPRSVPSIH, from the coding sequence ATGATCGTGACCTCTCCCATTGCTCCGGGCGATTCTCTGAGCCGACGCGAAAAACTCGTCTACATTCTCTTGTTGGGTGCACTGACCGCCCTCGGTCCTTTCACCATCGACCTCTATCTTCCGGCGTTCCCCGCTTTGGAAGAGAGTTTTGATGTCTCGGCGGCGGCGATCCAGCTCACTCTGACCGGTACCACGGTTGGCTTCGGGCTCGGCCAACTGCTGGTGGGACCCTTCAGTGACAAGGTGGGGCGTCGGCTTCCGCTCATTCTGGCCACAGCCGTGCATATCGGCTCATCGCTGGGTGCGGCGCTTGCCACAGACATCGGGATGTTGTCGTTATTCCGCGTGCTCATGGGGATCGGTGCTGCCGGAGGTGGCGTGGTGGCCATGGCCATGGTCCGGGATCTCTTCCACGGCTACTCCATGGTCCGGATGTTCTCGCGGATGTCGCTGGTTAACGGATTGGCCCCCATCCTGGCGCCGGTCATCGGCTCCCAGCTGCTGTTGGCTTTCCCTTGGCCGGGCATCTTTTTCTTCCTGGCCGCTTATGGACTGCTGGTCATCCTTGCTTCGATCTTCTTCATCCGGGAAACACTTCCGGCTGAGCAGCGGGGAAAATCCACTGTCACCGTGCGCCAGCGCTACAAGACCGTCCTGACGGACAGGATCTTTGTGGGCATGGTGCTGGTGGGAAGCCTGAATTTCGGTGGACTTTTCGCTTATCTATCAGCATCGACCTTTCTTTTCCAAAACGTCTACGGCTTTTCGCCGCAGGAATACGGCATCCTGTTCGGTATCAACTCCTTGGGCATCGTGGCAGGCGTACAGATCAGCTCCCGACTGATCCGACGGGTGGCTCCGCAGTGGATCGTGGCCGGTGCTACGGCCTTCATGCTGTTCATCGCCCTGCTGATCGTGGTGCTTGACCTGTTCCATGTGGGTTTGTGGGGCATCCTCATCCCTCTGTGGTTCTACATTTGCGCCACTGGCTTCATGTTCCCGTGCGTTCAGGTCCTGTCCCTGGCCAACCACGGCGCGCAAGCGGGCACCGCTGCATCGCTCCTGGGCGCATCCCAATTCATGATGGCCGGTATTGTCCCGCCGGTGGTGGGTTGGCTGGGCGTCAGCTCCGCTGTACCCATGGGCGCGGTCATGGCCGTCTGCATCACTGGCGCTATTGCGGCGCTTTGGCTGGTTGTGCGGCCGCGGTCGGTTCCGTCTATTCATTAG
- a CDS encoding glycine zipper domain-containing protein, translated as MTNKPHRNGRGLFLGALLGALAGALLGRAAGSALFGAILGAVIGAAVLYRVNPGPWKRD; from the coding sequence ATGACTAATAAACCGCACCGCAACGGCAGGGGCCTCTTCCTTGGCGCCTTGCTTGGAGCCCTGGCCGGTGCTCTTCTCGGTCGCGCCGCGGGAAGCGCACTGTTCGGCGCCATCCTGGGCGCCGTGATCGGCGCCGCTGTGCTCTACCGCGTGAACCCCGGCCCTTGGAAGCGGGACTAA
- a CDS encoding DUF2156 domain-containing protein: protein MSTAVVFRGSVRGLATLRRLPLTLALVVLLWVLGAISGSLVNGPGQDLLDQVGIGLAVEPGPWWSIFTSGFFASSLLDYLACTAAILVGVGIAERVMGPWLALAAFIAGSALSALVLVVLVTFGTDASDQWLSFLGGEYVVGAYGGAAAALGCSTAALDALWRRRLRTWLLAATLMFALFVGVAQTLQALAGAVIGILAGWAIQSLVLRRRAGSLHSSSLRETRFLVGTVVGVFAVGPLLTQLTGTWEVGPLSVVSEVMLQASPDADEVQEACNNDNNCVTLQSIVGVQSFGAAILTLIPVLLLLVCAEGLRRGRRLAYRLTLVIQLYLAAVTVLSILQYVTDPGVTLGDDDFAYLLLYAVPAVLAPVIIAVLLLVNRHKFRVESSDAGYRVLGRTSLVLAVAAVIFYVIFWFLEGNPGRSTLLDLAGQLTHILVPFPVPFVVALPQGLLSTVLYGLGGDIIWLCILVLVLNNFRRFRMLATDPAADLGHARELLHDGGGTLSWMALWDNNQYWFTPDRKAGIAYQVHNGVALTVAGPFGAEEHHAEAATGFVKHCANLGLIPCFYSATAELDVPLLPHGFRKLEVAEETLLNVQAMTFKGKEWQNVRTALNRADKLAIKDHWYPYPEMPPGIRAQLAEISEEWVADKALPEMGFTLGGLNELKDPEVLCCVAVDDDGLVHGVTSWLPVFTHGVISGWTLDFMRRRTTGFKGVMEFLIASAVTHFKEEVPQISLSGSPLATAGAGAGDGDRSALDRVLALLGNALEPMYGFKSLAAFKSRFQPEHRTLYMYYQDPLALPSIGIAVGSAYLPGLSPTQSAGLLRQMVAKEPAA, encoded by the coding sequence ATGAGCACGGCTGTTGTATTCCGGGGCAGTGTTCGCGGCTTGGCAACCTTACGGAGGTTGCCGCTGACGCTGGCGCTGGTGGTGCTCCTTTGGGTGCTGGGCGCTATCTCCGGCAGCCTCGTCAACGGCCCCGGACAAGATCTGCTGGATCAAGTGGGAATTGGCTTGGCAGTGGAGCCAGGACCGTGGTGGTCAATCTTCACCTCGGGGTTCTTCGCCTCCTCCTTGCTCGACTACCTGGCCTGCACAGCGGCGATCCTGGTGGGTGTGGGCATCGCCGAACGCGTTATGGGGCCTTGGCTGGCCCTGGCTGCTTTCATTGCCGGTTCAGCCCTCAGTGCCCTGGTACTTGTGGTGCTGGTGACCTTCGGAACGGATGCCAGCGACCAATGGCTCAGTTTCCTGGGCGGCGAATATGTAGTGGGCGCCTATGGTGGCGCCGCCGCAGCGCTGGGATGTTCGACGGCGGCGCTTGATGCACTGTGGCGTCGGCGCCTGCGGACGTGGTTGCTGGCCGCCACGCTGATGTTTGCCTTGTTCGTTGGGGTCGCCCAAACCCTGCAGGCGCTTGCCGGGGCCGTGATCGGCATCCTGGCAGGTTGGGCCATCCAGTCGCTGGTCCTGCGCCGCAGGGCAGGCTCGTTGCACTCCTCAAGCCTTCGCGAAACACGGTTCCTGGTGGGCACCGTGGTGGGTGTCTTCGCGGTGGGACCTTTGCTGACGCAACTGACCGGAACGTGGGAAGTCGGCCCCCTGTCGGTGGTTTCCGAGGTGATGCTTCAGGCAAGTCCCGACGCCGATGAGGTTCAGGAAGCCTGCAATAACGACAACAACTGTGTCACCCTGCAAAGCATCGTGGGTGTCCAGAGCTTCGGCGCGGCCATTCTGACGCTGATTCCTGTGCTGCTGTTGCTGGTCTGCGCTGAGGGTCTGAGGCGCGGCCGGCGGCTCGCATACCGGCTGACCCTTGTGATCCAGCTGTATCTGGCAGCCGTAACTGTCCTCTCCATCCTTCAGTACGTGACCGATCCGGGGGTCACACTAGGCGATGACGACTTCGCCTACCTCCTGCTGTACGCGGTCCCCGCAGTCCTCGCGCCTGTCATCATCGCGGTGCTGCTTCTGGTGAACCGGCATAAGTTCCGCGTCGAATCCAGCGACGCCGGGTACCGGGTTCTTGGCCGGACCTCGCTCGTTCTGGCTGTGGCCGCTGTGATCTTCTATGTGATCTTCTGGTTCCTCGAAGGCAACCCGGGCCGCTCCACCCTGTTGGACCTTGCCGGGCAACTGACCCACATCCTGGTACCTTTCCCGGTCCCCTTCGTGGTGGCCCTGCCCCAGGGCCTGCTCAGCACAGTGCTGTACGGCCTGGGCGGGGACATCATCTGGCTCTGCATCCTGGTGCTGGTCCTGAACAACTTCCGGCGGTTCAGGATGCTGGCCACCGATCCGGCGGCGGATCTGGGACACGCCAGGGAACTGCTGCATGATGGCGGCGGCACGTTGTCCTGGATGGCTCTCTGGGACAACAACCAGTACTGGTTCACCCCGGACAGGAAAGCTGGAATCGCCTATCAGGTCCATAACGGGGTGGCCCTCACCGTTGCCGGCCCTTTCGGCGCTGAGGAGCACCATGCCGAGGCAGCGACGGGTTTCGTCAAGCACTGCGCCAACCTGGGCCTGATCCCGTGCTTCTATTCGGCAACGGCAGAGCTGGATGTCCCACTGCTCCCCCACGGCTTCAGGAAATTGGAAGTAGCTGAAGAGACACTCCTGAACGTCCAGGCCATGACCTTCAAGGGGAAAGAGTGGCAGAACGTCCGGACCGCACTCAACCGCGCAGACAAACTTGCCATCAAGGATCACTGGTACCCCTACCCTGAGATGCCTCCGGGAATCAGGGCGCAGCTGGCTGAGATCTCCGAAGAATGGGTGGCCGATAAGGCCCTTCCGGAGATGGGCTTCACCCTGGGCGGCTTGAACGAGCTCAAAGATCCCGAGGTGCTCTGCTGCGTGGCGGTGGACGACGACGGATTGGTCCACGGGGTAACCAGCTGGCTCCCGGTCTTCACCCACGGGGTCATCTCAGGGTGGACCTTGGACTTCATGCGCCGCCGCACCACAGGTTTCAAGGGCGTCATGGAATTCCTGATCGCCTCTGCCGTGACCCACTTCAAAGAAGAAGTACCCCAAATCTCCCTATCCGGCTCACCGCTCGCCACTGCAGGGGCCGGTGCCGGCGATGGAGACCGCAGCGCTTTGGACCGCGTCCTTGCGCTCCTGGGAAACGCCCTGGAACCCATGTACGGTTTCAAATCCTTGGCCGCTTTCAAATCAAGGTTCCAGCCCGAACACAGGACGCTATACATGTACTACCAGGACCCGTTGGCCTTGCCTTCCATCGGCATCGCGGTGGGTTCGGCCTACCTGCCGGGGCTGTCCCCCACGCAGAGCGCCGGGCTGTTGCGGCAGATGGTAGCCAAGGAGCCAGCCGCATGA
- a CDS encoding alpha/beta hydrolase-fold protein — MNELLKLEISGPVVMIIAGVIGVGFFLLLFLRPSARWARTAITAIVVAGLFGWLTVWLVEDIMDVFHVGLTPRVWFWAISCFAAVGLAVVSFRHSQRWRKVVAALSIPVFVVVAGLGINTEFGLNKTLGSALGISTEDAIQLAKPDPDASVTAGPLWQSWKPPADQPAKGEAGTQVIPATASGFVARPAGIYLPPAALTAHPPKLPLFVLMMGQPGLPDPQYVSAALDEFAARNNGLAPIAIVADQIGPDQNDTLCLDTAKYGNVEKYINQDVVNWAKANLNILEDREHWTIAGYSNGGQCAISFAVKYPQMWGNVVDISGEEFPGAEDPAGNLASIFDGNQAAYDAQKPINIMKGKQFPNTTAVFTVGSDDTTYVAAAKAVSAAARDAGMTVTYYEVPNGGHVGLALNAGLTKGFDVLYPRLGLSK, encoded by the coding sequence ATGAACGAGCTCTTGAAGCTCGAGATCAGCGGCCCCGTCGTCATGATCATCGCCGGGGTGATCGGCGTCGGCTTTTTCCTGCTGTTGTTCCTGAGGCCGTCAGCGCGTTGGGCCCGTACCGCGATCACGGCGATTGTGGTGGCGGGACTGTTCGGGTGGTTGACCGTGTGGCTCGTGGAGGACATCATGGACGTCTTTCATGTGGGGCTGACGCCGCGGGTGTGGTTCTGGGCGATTTCCTGCTTTGCCGCCGTGGGTCTGGCCGTGGTCAGTTTCCGCCATAGCCAGCGCTGGCGGAAGGTAGTGGCGGCTCTCTCGATTCCCGTGTTCGTGGTGGTGGCCGGTCTGGGCATCAACACCGAGTTCGGGCTCAACAAAACCTTGGGCTCAGCGCTGGGAATCTCCACGGAGGACGCCATTCAACTGGCTAAACCTGACCCGGACGCCTCTGTCACAGCCGGTCCGCTATGGCAGAGCTGGAAGCCCCCTGCCGACCAGCCGGCGAAGGGCGAAGCAGGAACCCAGGTCATACCAGCCACCGCCTCCGGTTTTGTCGCCAGGCCTGCGGGCATCTACCTGCCCCCTGCCGCCCTCACGGCACATCCGCCCAAGCTGCCCTTGTTCGTCCTCATGATGGGCCAGCCGGGGCTCCCTGATCCGCAATACGTTTCGGCCGCCCTGGACGAGTTCGCAGCCAGGAACAACGGCCTTGCCCCCATCGCAATCGTGGCAGACCAGATCGGCCCCGACCAGAATGACACCCTCTGCCTGGACACCGCCAAGTACGGCAACGTTGAGAAGTACATCAACCAGGACGTGGTGAATTGGGCCAAAGCGAACTTGAACATCCTCGAGGACCGCGAACACTGGACCATAGCCGGCTACTCCAATGGCGGCCAATGCGCAATCTCGTTCGCGGTCAAATACCCGCAGATGTGGGGCAACGTGGTGGACATCTCCGGCGAGGAATTTCCCGGCGCGGAGGACCCGGCCGGCAACCTTGCATCGATCTTCGATGGCAACCAGGCTGCCTACGATGCCCAGAAGCCCATCAACATCATGAAAGGCAAGCAGTTCCCTAACACAACGGCAGTTTTCACCGTAGGCTCGGACGACACCACGTACGTGGCAGCCGCCAAGGCAGTCTCCGCTGCCGCCCGGGATGCTGGGATGACCGTGACGTACTACGAAGTGCCTAACGGCGGTCACGTTGGCTTGGCGTTGAACGCAGGCCTGACCAAGGGTTTCGACGTGCTGTACCCAAGGCTTGGACTCTCAAAATAG
- a CDS encoding phage holin family protein — MSGRHTGRPSQGPAIRTLPKTLKLVARLAPRQLNDEIALAKVELKRKATQVGIAGAFFGVALVFMALLVIALVVAAILGLATIMPGWLAALIVAAFFLVIVAIASLIGIAKFKKAMPLVPEDTIRGIKHDLGIAKEGSDFDESILDPNSPAAKAAKAEKEAAAQKAKAEKAAKEAAKEADAVKAPTEAELRSRLKRRREHLTGVRDELGEQLDVKKQGQALLQSANGKFQESREFAAAKFADLGDSVPESLTERLAARWKDLAAFATAAVVFVVALRKLLKK, encoded by the coding sequence ATGAGTGGACGTCACACCGGCCGGCCCAGTCAAGGACCAGCCATTCGTACTTTGCCGAAGACCCTCAAGCTCGTAGCAAGGCTGGCTCCGAGGCAACTCAACGACGAAATAGCCTTGGCGAAGGTTGAACTTAAGCGAAAAGCCACGCAGGTTGGCATCGCCGGTGCCTTCTTCGGAGTAGCGCTTGTGTTCATGGCGCTCCTGGTCATTGCACTGGTTGTCGCGGCGATCCTGGGATTGGCCACCATTATGCCCGGCTGGCTGGCGGCTCTGATTGTTGCCGCCTTTTTCCTGGTGATTGTGGCCATCGCGTCCCTGATTGGTATTGCCAAGTTCAAGAAGGCCATGCCCTTGGTCCCCGAGGACACCATCCGGGGGATCAAACATGATCTGGGAATCGCCAAGGAAGGCTCTGACTTCGACGAGTCCATCCTCGATCCCAACTCGCCCGCCGCCAAGGCAGCCAAGGCCGAAAAGGAAGCGGCTGCGCAGAAGGCCAAGGCAGAGAAGGCTGCAAAGGAAGCCGCCAAGGAAGCCGATGCCGTCAAGGCGCCCACCGAAGCCGAGCTTCGCTCGCGCCTGAAGCGCCGCCGCGAACACCTCACGGGCGTTCGCGACGAGCTCGGTGAGCAGCTGGACGTCAAGAAACAGGGCCAGGCCCTGCTGCAGAGCGCCAATGGAAAGTTCCAGGAGAGCAGGGAATTCGCTGCGGCGAAGTTTGCCGACCTTGGAGACTCCGTCCCTGAGAGTCTCACCGAACGGCTTGCCGCCCGGTGGAAGGACCTTGCTGCGTTTGCCACGGCTGCAGTGGTGTTCGTTGTTGCACTGCGGAAGTTACTGAAGAAGTAG